One segment of Longimicrobiales bacterium DNA contains the following:
- a CDS encoding response regulator produces the protein MAEEGRSKQPARSILIVDDEPAVRALAARLLRNAGHDVIEAGSGEEALSAVADRAELHMLLTDVLMRGMSGSELADRLRSERPGLRVLFMSGYPPKQVGIDPASNGDGFLEKPFAPVELSALVDRILGG, from the coding sequence GTGGCTGAAGAAGGCCGCAGCAAACAGCCTGCACGCAGCATCCTGATCGTCGACGACGAGCCCGCCGTCCGCGCCCTGGCCGCACGGCTGCTTCGGAATGCCGGTCACGACGTCATCGAGGCCGGCAGCGGGGAGGAAGCACTGTCCGCAGTGGCCGACCGCGCGGAGCTGCACATGCTGCTCACCGATGTGCTGATGCGCGGCATGAGCGGCAGCGAGCTGGCCGACCGGCTGCGCTCCGAGCGCCCCGGCCTGCGGGTGCTGTTCATGTCCGGCTACCCACCGAAGCAGGTCGGCATCGACCCGGCAAGCAATGGTGACGGCTTTCTCGAGAAGCCCTTTGCACCCGTCGAGCTGAGCGCGCTGGTCGACCGGATACTGGGCGGTTGA